The genomic interval TTGAACGCGTAAGAAATATACAAAATTAACACAACCCCTATGTTCTTTTGCCGTAAACTTGTTCAAAATTAGAACCCATGAAACGATTGTTGATTGTTCTGACGTCCATTTTACTCTATACCGGACTACAAGCTCAGGCGAGTCTGAGTGTAAGCGGCAGCTCTTTCCCCGGATTGGCCGACTCCGTCTTTATGAACCAGGGTGTAAGTTACCTTGTATATACCAAAAACGTTGGGAACGTCGATTTTTTCGGACCCTACACCATTCACGTTGGGGTGGATACGGGAGGGTTTCTGGTGACTCCCTTTTATTCCCAAAACTATCAAACCACGGATACGCTGTATTCGCAAGTTTCGGTCGACACCCAGGCCATCTCCCACTCCATCGATTATAACTATTTCAGCGCCGGCGGAAATACGATTGTCATCTGGCCCGCTGCTCCAAATGCAATTACGCATGATAGCATAGCACGACCTATTTACGTCATAGTATTCGACGCCATCGACGAACAGGGAATGGCCATGGAATTAAACATCTACCCCAATCCGGGATCCGAATGGGTAAGAATCAATTCAAAATATGGTATTGAACAAGTAAGAATTTTGAGTGCGGGGGGACAGGAAATTCAGTGTATTCAAAATCAATCGGAAATCGATATCAGTGTTCTTCCTAAAGGAATGTATCTCTTTGTTATCACCGATAAAATGAAACACACAAAAACGTTGTGTGTTGTCCGAAACTAGAGATAAACTTCTTTTTTGGTAAACGACTTATTGAAGTTGACTACATAACACCTACCTGCATCCTGGTACACGGCAAAATCGTTAAACACGGAAAGCATGCTGTTATGATCTTCCATTTTGGCAATAACTTTAGCTTTTGTCCAGGTGCCATTGCTTAGTCGCTGCGTTAGACATAAATTTCTAACGACAATACTATTCCCGTCATCTCCACGAACTAGATCAACCCACATCACCTTTTTCCCATTGGGAGAAATGGAAGATGCCCAGGCAACGGGATCCAATTGAACAGGCATGGCCGGTTTTGGGGAAGTCCATTTTCCATTAACCAAATGCGTTTCCATGAGTGTCCAGATGGAATCCGGATGACAAAAACGTATCCAGTCCATTTTTGATTTGTACTCGGGCCATTCTTTTTCCCTTACTTCTTCGGAGATTTTCGCAAATTCTTTCTCGGTAATCGGAATCGACAATTGCTGCAGTAAAGCGCGATCCATCCTTGCCTGGCGGACTACCTTCAGGCTATCGTTAATGGGGATTCTTCCGTTTAAAAAGAGGGATCTTCCTTCATTAAAAAACGGTTTGGCGGTGAGGCGAAATTGATTGGAATTAAAAAGGGGTTTTAGTTTTTCATTCGGATTTCCATACAAAATAAAATCCGGCGCATGAATAACTACATTTCCGGATTCATCCATATCGGTTGCAGTAACAAAATAGCATCCATTTTTTTCATGAAGAAATGTAGCGGCTTTCCTGAATTCAAAATATTGCGGAATGCGGTAACCGGGACTACAACCTCCAACTCCATCCACAGCATCGGTTCCAACGTAAGTAGTGATCAATTTAGTTCCATTGTAATTCACACGAAACGAAAACATGCTTTGTTTGGCACTTTCCGATTCCGAGAATTTTCTAACCAGTGGTTTCACCTCCTGCGTGCCGAAATAATAATAATGCAGATTGCAATAGAATACAACTGTTTTACCATCGCCGGATAATTCCGGATTTAATTTCCCATCTACATAATAAGGTTGACTTGGATCAAATTCTTCATCAATTTGCTGCAACAATTCTTCGGCGGAATAGCTGCGCAACAAACTCGCATCCGGTAAGTGATACAATTTCCATTTCGAGCCGTCATCATACAACATTATACTTCCATCCGATGAAAAAGAGAATGAATTGCCATATTGCGCATTTGCCTGCTGAGCAAAAACAATAAGGATGAAAAAAAGGACCTGTTTCATTTTCATTTTTTAAGCAGTACACCTCAAGTTACAAATAGTTGAAACAAAAAACCCGCCTTTGAGGGCGGGTTAACAAAGTAATAACAAGAACTGTTAAACAGTCATAATATCCTTTTCTTTAATTTCTACCAACTGATCCACTTTTGTAATGAATGAATTGGTAAGGTCTTGAATTTTTGTTTCCGCATCTTTTGCTTCATCTTCGGCAAGACCATCCTTTTGTAATTTTTTTACGGCTTCATTGGCATCACGACGGTGATTGCGAATGGAAACTTTTGCGTTTTCTCCCTCCGTTTTTGCGCGCTTAGATAATTCTTTACGACGTTCTTCGGTTAATGGAGGAACAGAAATAATTAATACTTCACCGTTGTTTTGCGGGTTAAGCGATAGATTACTGTTCATGATGGCCTCTGCAATGGGTTGCAACATGTTTTTTTCCCATGGCTGAATACGAATCGTACGCGCATCGGTGGTGGTAACGTTGGCTACTTGTCCAATGGGCACATGCGATCCGTAATAATCCACCATAACTCCTTCGAGCATGGAAGGATTGGCTCTTCCGGCGCGGATTTTAGTAAGTTCACTTTCCAAATGCGAAATGGCTGAATTCATTTCTTCTTTGGTCAGGTCAATAATCATTTTTACGTCGCTCATACTTTCAGATTGTTATGCGAAAATAAGAAATATGATGTATTAAAATTCAACCAATGTACCGAGTGGATCTCCGGTAATTACTTTCATCAGATTGCCCGATTTATTCATGTCGAAAACAATAATCGGTAATTTATTTTCATTGCATAAGGTAAAGGCGGTCATGTCCATTACATTTAATCCTTTCTCATACACTTCCGTAAAAGTAACGCGTTCATATTTTACAGCTTTCGGATCTTTTTCCGGATCGGCAGTATAAATTCCATCAACGCGGGTTCCTTTTAAAATCACATCCGCTTCAATTTCAATGGCACGGAGTGATGCAGCTGTATCGGTAGTAAAAAAAGGATTTCCGGTACCGGCTCCGAATATAACTACCCGTCCTTTTTCGAGGTGACGAATTGCGCGACGGCGAATGAATGGCTCTGCAATCTGTTCCATTTTAATGGCCGACTGCAAACGTGTATTTACACCCAATGTTTCTAAAGATGCCTGAAGCGCCATGGAATTAATCATGGTAGCCAGCATTCCCATATAATCTCCCTGCGTACGTTCCATTCCTCCCTGCTCTGCCTGTACACCACGGAAAATGTTTCCGCCTCCAATTACAATGGCAACCTGAATGCCTTTATCGTGAATGGTTTTAATTTCCTGTGCATACTGATTCAGACGATTGTTGTCAATCCCGAATTGCTTATCACCCATCAGGGCTTCGCCGCTAAGTTTAAGGAGGACTCTTTTGTATTTCATTGCAAGCTATTTTTTGGACAAAAAAAAGAGGGAACGATGTCCCTCTTTTC from Flavobacteriales bacterium carries:
- a CDS encoding T9SS type A sorting domain-containing protein, with the translated sequence MKRLLIVLTSILLYTGLQAQASLSVSGSSFPGLADSVFMNQGVSYLVYTKNVGNVDFFGPYTIHVGVDTGGFLVTPFYSQNYQTTDTLYSQVSVDTQAISHSIDYNYFSAGGNTIVIWPAAPNAITHDSIARPIYVIVFDAIDEQGMAMELNIYPNPGSEWVRINSKYGIEQVRILSAGGQEIQCIQNQSEIDISVLPKGMYLFVITDKMKHTKTLCVVRN
- the frr gene encoding ribosome recycling factor; this encodes MSDVKMIIDLTKEEMNSAISHLESELTKIRAGRANPSMLEGVMVDYYGSHVPIGQVANVTTTDARTIRIQPWEKNMLQPIAEAIMNSNLSLNPQNNGEVLIISVPPLTEERRKELSKRAKTEGENAKVSIRNHRRDANEAVKKLQKDGLAEDEAKDAETKIQDLTNSFITKVDQLVEIKEKDIMTV
- the pyrH gene encoding UMP kinase, coding for MKYKRVLLKLSGEALMGDKQFGIDNNRLNQYAQEIKTIHDKGIQVAIVIGGGNIFRGVQAEQGGMERTQGDYMGMLATMINSMALQASLETLGVNTRLQSAIKMEQIAEPFIRRRAIRHLEKGRVVIFGAGTGNPFFTTDTAASLRAIEIEADVILKGTRVDGIYTADPEKDPKAVKYERVTFTEVYEKGLNVMDMTAFTLCNENKLPIIVFDMNKSGNLMKVITGDPLGTLVEF